The genome window GCAATGACGGCAAGCAGCCGCCAGGGTATTTTCAGGGAAAACGTGTGGGGCGGACAGACAGCCACAGCGGAAGGAAGAGAAACGCGCGGGCCGCTCGTGGGTGTGGCCGTGTATTGCGTTGCCGTGTGTGGCGGGCCGTACGGGGTGTGTGGAGGTCTGCTGGAGCGCAGCGCATGAACGGCAAAACCGTCCGTTCACACAGCGGTGAACGGACGGCCTGTATATGCGTCAGCGGGGCGGTTGCGCCAGAGCATTTTATCTTTGGAAACGCTGATTTATTCCGTTTGGCGGACTTGCTTCACTTTTTTTGAAACAGTCGAGGACGGAAGAGTCCACTCCTGCTCCAAAAAAGATAGCGCCTTGCCAAACGAAATAACTGCGCGTTTCCAAGAGGCTCTTTACTCAGTGCTTCCCTTTAAAAAAGGTTAGATGCTCTCAAGGTAATCTGAACTGTTAATCGTCGCGGTCGCCCAGAAAGCCACGCGGCTTTTTGGTGTACCGGGCTGGCGGCTGGCGGCGTGAACCCACCGCTGCGCCGGGCTTGCGGGGCCGGGGTGTTCCCGGTCTGCCGCTGTCGATTTTTGCAACCACGCGCGTTCCGGCGATGAACACGCCCTTGTTGAGCACGGTCATCACATCTTCCGCCAGATCCGAGGATATCTCCACAAGGCTGAAGCCTTTCTGGATGCTGATGGCGCCGATGTTGCGGCTTGAAATGCCCGTTTCGCCAGTGATGGCGCCGACAAGCTCGCGGGGGCTGGCTTTGTGCATGTGGCCGACATTGACGTGGATCTTTGTCATGGGGCCGTCATTTTCGCGCCGTGGCGACCGCGTGTCGGGCCTGTCCCCATCACGCCTGCCGGACGGCTCGTTTGACGGACGGCGGGGCATCATGGCCAGGGGGTCCTGTTCAAGGGGCTTGTCCTGATCGCCAAAATCCCTCTGCATCAAAAGTTTGAGCAGGGCCGCAGATATGTCGCGGTTGGTGACTTCGCCGTCAGGAAACTGTGCGGACAAGAAATCTTCCACCAGTACCAGCCAGCGCTCAAGGGTGCCGCTTTCAACGGTCTGTTTGACTTCATCCAGCAAGCGGGAAGTACGGATGCTGTCCACATCCCGCAGGCTTGGCAGGCGGCCCTCGGTGATGCGGGCCTTGGTGCAGCGGATGATGTCGCGCATCTTGTAGTGTTCGCGCATGGTCACAAAGGTGAAGGCGCTGCCCACGCGGCCAGCGCGGCCCGTGCGGCCGATGCGGTGTACGTATTTTTCCACATCGTGGGGGATGTCATAGTTGACGACAGCGTCCACGTCATCCACGTCAAGGCCGCGCGCCGCCACGTCCGTGGCCACAAGCACGTCCAGGCCGTCAGAGCGGAAGCGCTGCATCACGCGGTCACGCTGCGACTGGGCGAGGTTGCCGTGCAGGCCGTCTGCCTGATAGCCACGCTGTTGCAGGTGCAGGGTGACCTCGTCAACGCTGCGCTTGGTGGAGCAGAAAACAAGAGCCTTGCGAAAGCCCTGCGAATCGAGCAGGCGGCAGAGCGCGTCCATTTTCTGGTGCGGCCGCACTTCGTAATAGACCTGCTCAATGGCGGGAACCGTAAGCATTTTTTGGGCGACGGTGAGCATTTCAGGGTCGCGCAAAAAGCGCTTGCACAGTTCGCGGATGGGGCCGGGCACAGTGGCTGAAAACAGCACACGCTGGCAATCTGCCGGGGTCTGCTCCAGAATGGCCTCAATATCTTCACGAAAGCCCATGTCCAGCATTTCGTCGGCTTCGTCCAGCACGGCCACGCGGATGGTGTCGAGCTTCAGGGTGCCACGCTTCAGGTGGTCCATAATACGGCCCGGCGTGCCCACCACGACCTGCACACCCTTGGTCAGGGCGCGAAGCTGCCGTTCAATGGGCTGGCCGCCATAAATGGGCAGAATGGCGATGCCGCGCTTGCGGGCGGCGAGCTTGTTCAGTTCTTCTGACACCTGAATGGCCAGTTCGCGCGTGGGGCAAAGCACCAGGGCCTGCACGTTTTTGCCGGACGTCAGTTTTTCAAGAATGGGCAGGCCAAAGGCTGCCGTTTTACCGGTGCCTGTCTGTGCCTGACCAAGCGCGTCCCGGCCTGCAAGCAAAGAGGGAATGGCCAATATCTGAATGGGGGAGGGCTCTTCAAAGCCCAGATCCTCAACGGCTTTCAATAATTCGCGGGATAAACCCAGATCTTCAAACGATGCGGTCATGCTGTTCCTGAGATAAGATTTTAACGGAAGAAAATTTCGTGGGAAAAAATATAGCCTCATATGGGGCAATACACAATGAGTATCATACGGGCGAATATACGTTTTTCAGCCCCGGCGCGTATAAAAAAATCAGAAGTAGGCTATAATCAATGGTTTCTGGCTGTTTGCTTTTGTTTCGCGAGAGAGTATAATCTTGAAAATGGCTGAATGTAGGGGGCTGCTCCGGCAGTCCACTTACGGCCTTTAACAGGAAGGACGGTTTTTATGGGCGCATTGAGTATACAGCATTTGCTGGTCGTGCTGGTAGTGGTAATGTTGTTGTTTGGCTCTAAAAAATTGCCAGAAATAGGCGGCGGACTTGGCAGGGCTATCAAAAATTTCAAAAAGGCGACCACTGAGCCGGATGAAATTGACATAACCGCTCGCAATAACGGAAACGATCACAATAAGTCTGCCTAACAGGC of Desulfovibrio sp. contains these proteins:
- a CDS encoding DEAD/DEAH box helicase, producing MTASFEDLGLSRELLKAVEDLGFEEPSPIQILAIPSLLAGRDALGQAQTGTGKTAAFGLPILEKLTSGKNVQALVLCPTRELAIQVSEELNKLAARKRGIAILPIYGGQPIERQLRALTKGVQVVVGTPGRIMDHLKRGTLKLDTIRVAVLDEADEMLDMGFREDIEAILEQTPADCQRVLFSATVPGPIRELCKRFLRDPEMLTVAQKMLTVPAIEQVYYEVRPHQKMDALCRLLDSQGFRKALVFCSTKRSVDEVTLHLQQRGYQADGLHGNLAQSQRDRVMQRFRSDGLDVLVATDVAARGLDVDDVDAVVNYDIPHDVEKYVHRIGRTGRAGRVGSAFTFVTMREHYKMRDIIRCTKARITEGRLPSLRDVDSIRTSRLLDEVKQTVESGTLERWLVLVEDFLSAQFPDGEVTNRDISAALLKLLMQRDFGDQDKPLEQDPLAMMPRRPSNEPSGRRDGDRPDTRSPRRENDGPMTKIHVNVGHMHKASPRELVGAITGETGISSRNIGAISIQKGFSLVEISSDLAEDVMTVLNKGVFIAGTRVVAKIDSGRPGTPRPRKPGAAVGSRRQPPARYTKKPRGFLGDRDD
- a CDS encoding twin-arginine translocase TatA/TatE family subunit; translation: MGALSIQHLLVVLVVVMLLFGSKKLPEIGGGLGRAIKNFKKATTEPDEIDITARNNGNDHNKSA